One part of the Marichromatium purpuratum 984 genome encodes these proteins:
- a CDS encoding phage antirepressor N-terminal domain-containing protein, with protein sequence MSQDSSVRASALLPVSFQDQTLYLVEHAGEPFVPMRPVVEAMGMSWQGQHEKLRARYATCVREILTQLPDDTQRRSMTCLPLRKLAGWLMTIHPNKVRPELRARIRAYQTECDDVLWHYWSQQRDSRPPLEPIASDPAPNDPITQDVRAAIARRAHAISMRHYDRIRDDLADAVRRHCERFPEAGDLIEYVETVDTPCNDLICVHRSDLWAVTNSAMSTQKNIADAVRALEEATGREWYGR encoded by the coding sequence ATGTCGCAAGACAGTTCCGTCCGCGCGTCCGCGCTTCTGCCCGTCTCCTTCCAAGATCAGACGCTCTACCTCGTCGAGCACGCCGGCGAACCCTTCGTGCCCATGCGCCCCGTGGTCGAGGCGATGGGGATGTCGTGGCAAGGCCAGCACGAGAAGCTCAGAGCCAGATACGCGACCTGCGTCAGGGAAATCCTGACGCAGCTCCCCGACGACACCCAGCGCCGCTCCATGACCTGCCTCCCTCTGCGCAAGCTCGCGGGCTGGCTGATGACCATCCACCCCAACAAGGTCCGCCCCGAGCTGCGTGCGCGCATCCGCGCCTACCAGACCGAGTGCGACGACGTGCTGTGGCACTACTGGTCCCAGCAGCGCGACAGCCGCCCGCCGTTGGAGCCGATCGCGTCCGACCCTGCGCCCAACGATCCCATCACCCAGGACGTGCGCGCCGCCATCGCCCGGCGCGCCCACGCCATCAGCATGCGCCACTACGACCGGATCAGAGACGACCTGGCCGACGCCGTGCGCCGTCACTGCGAGCGCTTCCCCGAGGCCGGGGATCTCATCGAGTACGTCGAGACCGTCGACACCCCCTGCAACGACCTGATCTGCGTCCACCGCTCCGACCTCTGGGCCGTCACCAACAGTGCCATGAGCACCCAGAAGAACATCGCCGACGCCGTTCGCGCTCTTGAAGAGGCGACTGGCCGCGAATGGTACGGACGATGA
- a CDS encoding phage major capsid protein, which yields MPTMTRLKPADLIGKQSSREARIDLGLGLRAIDEDARTVEISFSSEAPVERWWGREILDHSPEAVRLERLLDGAPLLLDHDTSQQVGVIESARIDSDRIGRAQVRFSRSAKGEEVFQDVRDGIRTKASVGYLIHELVLEHSSDEDGDTYRITDWEPLEASLVSIPADPAVGVGRSLSPSPERPMDKEPEAPVAEHQETREAAPVVAESEAIPACAAPINPDAEQIRAVGAHFRARELAEDHIMLGGTLAEFRAQMRARTEKPDPVPSVARVESRVPHTGQLRAYRPELFHGGRREAEETAYRAGQWCLATMFGRADAARWCRDYGVQLNERVLTGLGAGQSVVIPDELVLPIISLREQYGLARRLCTVHSMTTDTASVPRDIGDVSAYFVGREQAPSVTDPAFDNVTLVAKNVAAETRISNDYADDSAINLAEFVAEKHARAFAIKEDECLINGNGSSTYGGIVGLRTAILELAGAVDAASGHDTFAAIDASDLRALMAKLPDLPGLQPVWLTSKPGQNLLFGRLTDAAGGNTKRELSVKMPDQWAGYDILTSPAMPKVATDLSNVAMVLFGDFRMGVIFGDRRGMTMMVDPYSLSSYQQTKIISSERFDINCHGVGDATNAGPIVALIGE from the coding sequence ATGCCAACGATGACACGCCTTAAGCCTGCCGACCTGATCGGCAAACAGTCCTCGCGCGAGGCCCGGATCGATCTCGGCCTGGGCTTGCGCGCCATCGACGAAGACGCACGCACGGTAGAGATCTCCTTCAGCTCCGAAGCACCGGTCGAACGCTGGTGGGGCCGTGAGATCCTCGACCACAGCCCTGAAGCCGTGCGCCTGGAGCGCTTGCTCGATGGTGCCCCTCTGCTACTCGACCACGACACCAGCCAGCAGGTCGGCGTGATCGAGTCCGCGCGCATCGATAGCGACCGCATTGGCCGCGCCCAGGTGCGCTTCTCGCGCAGCGCCAAGGGTGAGGAAGTGTTTCAGGACGTGCGCGACGGCATTCGCACCAAAGCCAGTGTCGGCTACCTGATCCATGAGCTGGTCCTCGAACACTCCAGCGACGAAGACGGCGACACCTACCGCATCACCGACTGGGAGCCACTCGAGGCAAGTCTCGTCTCCATTCCCGCAGACCCCGCAGTCGGCGTCGGCCGATCCCTTTCACCTTCACCGGAGCGTCCCATGGACAAAGAACCCGAGGCCCCGGTCGCCGAGCACCAAGAGACCCGCGAAGCGGCCCCCGTCGTAGCCGAGTCGGAAGCCATCCCGGCTTGCGCTGCCCCGATCAATCCCGATGCCGAGCAGATCCGCGCCGTCGGCGCTCACTTCAGGGCTCGCGAACTGGCCGAAGACCACATCATGCTCGGCGGCACGCTCGCCGAGTTCCGCGCCCAGATGCGTGCACGTACCGAGAAGCCCGATCCGGTGCCCTCCGTGGCGCGAGTCGAATCGCGCGTGCCCCACACCGGCCAACTGCGCGCGTATCGCCCCGAGCTGTTCCACGGCGGTCGCCGCGAAGCCGAGGAGACCGCTTATCGTGCTGGTCAGTGGTGCCTGGCCACCATGTTTGGCCGCGCCGACGCCGCGCGCTGGTGCCGTGACTACGGCGTCCAGCTCAATGAGCGCGTCCTCACCGGCCTGGGTGCTGGTCAGTCCGTCGTCATCCCCGACGAGCTGGTGCTGCCGATCATCAGCCTGCGCGAGCAGTACGGTCTGGCGCGGCGCCTGTGCACCGTGCATAGCATGACCACTGACACCGCCAGCGTGCCGCGCGACATTGGCGACGTGTCGGCGTACTTCGTCGGGCGCGAACAGGCCCCGAGCGTCACCGATCCGGCCTTCGACAACGTCACACTGGTGGCCAAGAACGTCGCCGCCGAGACGCGCATCTCCAACGACTACGCCGACGACAGCGCCATCAATCTGGCCGAGTTCGTGGCTGAGAAGCACGCACGCGCCTTCGCGATCAAGGAGGACGAGTGCCTCATCAACGGCAACGGCTCCAGCACCTACGGCGGCATCGTCGGCCTGCGCACCGCCATCCTCGAGCTGGCCGGCGCGGTCGACGCCGCCAGCGGGCATGACACTTTCGCCGCGATCGACGCTTCGGATCTGCGCGCACTGATGGCGAAGCTTCCCGACCTGCCCGGGCTCCAGCCGGTATGGCTGACCTCGAAGCCCGGCCAGAACCTGCTGTTCGGCCGCTTGACCGACGCCGCTGGCGGCAACACCAAGCGCGAACTGTCGGTCAAGATGCCCGACCAGTGGGCCGGGTACGACATCCTCACCAGCCCGGCCATGCCCAAGGTCGCGACCGATCTCTCGAACGTGGCGATGGTGCTGTTCGGCGACTTCCGCATGGGCGTCATCTTCGGCGATCGGCGCGGAATGACCATGATGGTCGACCCTTACAGCCTGTCGAGCTACCAGCAGACGAAGATCATTTCGTCCGAGCGTTTCGACATCAATTGCCATGGCGTTGGTGATGCGACCAATGCTGGCCCCATCGTCGCCCTGATCGGCGAATAA
- a CDS encoding phage terminase large subunit family protein has product MSLDTDGAWAMRELSSLLRPRVHLSVSEWADAYRLLSPKASSEPGPWRTARTPYLREIMDALSATSDVERIVVMKSAQLGLTEAAVNWIGYIMDQVRTAKPTLIVVPTDRLLVRWRHQRLNPMIEGAECLRSKIDISKSREGSNRLDLIDYPGGLLYLTTAGSASNLKSDSLCYVICDEADEYAWDVDGRGDPLGLIESRQSNFPRRKLLIFSTPTVKGSSRIEGEWERSDQRRYHVVCPHCGERQALVWEHLHWNADVTQVWYACAHNGCVIEERDKPALLAGGEWIATHPGRRVRGYHLSALYAPLGLGYSWRELATQWVEAADSDERRQHFTNERLGLPWEDRRTNVDLRDLAARAEPYPLREAQPGVGLITAGIDTQDDRLAVQIVGWGEGGRWWVLDYIELPGDPARPEVWIALTDLLGRAIHTAHGIPIPLEGAAIDMAGHNTEHVKAYVRGCRLPRVIAITGSRYRLDRPLGPARKIDHRANGQTIKHGMRYHQVGTELAKDRLYADLRADADQPPPDRRAHFSQDLPPEYLAGLLSETWNPKRQRYEPKRGMTKRNEPLDTWVYAYAVAHHPEIRLDRLRPSDWERRVTRFFGSESKPESSPSKPASEPQPMRPVAAPPSPPRRSNFVQGWKR; this is encoded by the coding sequence ATGAGCCTCGATACCGATGGCGCCTGGGCCATGCGCGAACTCTCCAGCCTGTTGCGCCCCAGAGTGCACCTAAGCGTCTCTGAGTGGGCCGACGCCTACCGCCTGCTCAGCCCCAAGGCCTCTTCGGAACCCGGCCCCTGGCGTACCGCACGCACCCCCTATCTGCGCGAGATCATGGACGCCCTGAGTGCCACCTCGGACGTCGAGCGCATCGTGGTCATGAAATCGGCCCAGCTGGGATTGACCGAGGCTGCCGTCAACTGGATCGGCTACATCATGGACCAGGTGCGCACCGCCAAGCCGACCCTCATCGTCGTCCCGACCGATCGCCTGTTGGTGCGCTGGCGCCACCAGCGCCTCAATCCCATGATCGAGGGTGCCGAGTGTCTGCGCAGCAAGATCGACATCAGCAAGAGCCGCGAAGGATCCAATCGCCTCGACCTCATCGACTACCCCGGCGGGCTGCTGTACCTCACCACCGCCGGATCGGCCAGCAACCTCAAGTCCGACTCACTGTGCTATGTCATCTGCGATGAAGCCGACGAATACGCATGGGATGTTGACGGTCGCGGCGATCCGTTGGGCCTGATCGAATCACGCCAATCCAACTTTCCGCGGCGCAAACTGCTGATTTTCTCGACCCCGACCGTCAAAGGCTCCAGCCGGATCGAGGGCGAGTGGGAGCGCTCTGACCAGCGCCGCTACCACGTAGTCTGTCCCCACTGCGGCGAGCGTCAGGCGCTGGTGTGGGAGCACCTGCACTGGAACGCCGATGTCACCCAGGTCTGGTACGCCTGCGCCCACAACGGATGCGTGATCGAGGAGCGCGACAAGCCGGCGCTACTCGCCGGCGGCGAATGGATCGCCACCCATCCTGGACGGCGCGTGCGCGGCTATCATCTCTCCGCCCTCTACGCCCCGCTTGGCCTCGGCTATTCGTGGCGCGAACTCGCCACCCAATGGGTCGAGGCTGCAGACTCCGATGAGCGTCGTCAGCACTTCACCAACGAACGCCTCGGTCTACCCTGGGAGGATCGGCGCACCAATGTCGATCTGCGCGATCTCGCAGCGCGCGCCGAGCCTTACCCGCTGCGCGAAGCCCAGCCCGGCGTCGGGCTCATCACCGCCGGCATCGACACCCAGGACGACCGCCTCGCCGTCCAGATCGTCGGCTGGGGCGAGGGCGGGCGGTGGTGGGTGCTCGACTACATCGAACTGCCCGGCGATCCCGCCCGCCCTGAGGTCTGGATCGCCCTGACCGACCTGCTCGGGCGCGCCATCCACACCGCGCACGGTATCCCCATCCCCCTCGAGGGCGCCGCCATCGATATGGCCGGGCACAACACCGAGCACGTCAAGGCCTACGTGCGCGGGTGCCGCCTGCCACGCGTGATCGCCATCACCGGCAGCCGCTACCGCCTCGACCGCCCGCTTGGTCCGGCGCGCAAGATCGACCACCGCGCCAATGGCCAGACCATCAAGCATGGCATGCGCTATCACCAGGTCGGCACCGAGCTTGCCAAAGACCGCCTCTATGCCGACCTGCGCGCCGATGCCGACCAACCCCCGCCGGATCGCCGCGCGCACTTCAGCCAGGACCTGCCGCCCGAGTATTTGGCTGGCCTGCTCTCCGAGACTTGGAATCCCAAACGCCAGCGCTATGAGCCCAAGCGCGGTATGACCAAGCGCAACGAGCCGCTGGACACCTGGGTCTATGCCTACGCCGTCGCCCATCATCCGGAGATTCGACTTGATCGACTGCGCCCGAGCGACTGGGAGCGGCGGGTGACGCGGTTTTTTGGGTCTGAATCCAAGCCTGAATCGTCCCCCTCCAAACCAGCATCAGAACCACAGCCAATGCGTCCCGTGGCCGCTCCGCCTTCGCCGCCCCGCCGCTCCAACTTCGTCCAGGGCTGGAAGCGATGA
- a CDS encoding phage portal protein: MSQPAKIIPMHQSRQWNAAKFSAQHADWNVASRPVDVDIRHGLSLLRARARELYQNSDHARGFVRIVRNNIVGAPGFVLQSRAKRANGKPDQRLRAAVEREWEAWGRRGICEASRKFSWRQLQRHVVETVARDGEAFVRLLPKGFNRWQLALQVIDPEAVDVNFNGEHEGREIRMGVELDEWRAPVAYWIVAESRLYQSSYRVGDRYRVPADEMIHIYMPEFFWQTRGVPWMATAASRLHMIQGTEDAEVTASRASAAKFAAYEAKEFAPQPQPAPGSPLVGVDGQPLNGDPGCFAQDLAPGSMEVVPWGYELKLLDPQHPNSAMPEFLKWGLRSVSTGLGVSYNTLGNDAEGVNYTSLRFFLGVERDHWMEGQDWFQSEFPDVVFTAWMDHQIQLGTFGDRRGRELELFNIQWQPRRWEGPDPAKQASADETELANGSTTLHDIAARKGRDFDDLVSQRITELSDIKAKAEAAGLTLSDVLPALAAKSCLTTSRPDANDDTP, translated from the coding sequence ATGAGTCAGCCGGCCAAGATCATCCCTATGCACCAGTCTCGGCAGTGGAACGCGGCCAAATTCTCCGCCCAGCACGCCGACTGGAACGTCGCCAGCCGCCCGGTCGACGTCGATATCCGTCACGGCCTCAGCCTGCTGCGTGCCCGCGCCCGCGAGCTGTACCAGAACTCCGATCACGCGCGCGGCTTTGTGCGGATCGTGCGCAACAACATCGTCGGCGCCCCTGGCTTCGTCCTCCAGTCGCGCGCCAAGCGCGCCAACGGCAAGCCGGATCAACGCCTACGCGCTGCGGTCGAGCGTGAATGGGAAGCCTGGGGGCGGCGCGGAATCTGTGAGGCGTCCCGCAAGTTCTCCTGGCGCCAACTCCAACGTCACGTCGTCGAGACCGTCGCGCGCGACGGTGAGGCCTTCGTCCGCCTTCTCCCCAAGGGCTTCAACCGCTGGCAGCTCGCCCTCCAGGTCATCGATCCCGAAGCGGTCGACGTCAACTTCAATGGCGAACACGAGGGCCGTGAAATCCGCATGGGCGTCGAGCTGGACGAGTGGCGCGCCCCGGTCGCGTACTGGATCGTCGCCGAATCGCGTCTGTATCAGTCCAGCTATCGGGTCGGCGATCGCTACCGCGTCCCCGCCGATGAAATGATCCACATCTACATGCCCGAATTCTTCTGGCAGACGCGCGGTGTGCCGTGGATGGCCACGGCGGCCAGTCGCCTGCACATGATCCAGGGCACCGAGGACGCCGAGGTCACAGCCAGCCGAGCGAGCGCAGCCAAGTTCGCGGCCTACGAGGCCAAAGAGTTCGCACCACAGCCACAGCCGGCGCCTGGCTCGCCCCTGGTCGGAGTGGACGGACAGCCGCTCAACGGAGACCCAGGGTGCTTCGCCCAAGACCTCGCGCCCGGTTCGATGGAAGTGGTGCCGTGGGGCTACGAGCTCAAACTGCTTGACCCGCAACACCCCAACAGCGCCATGCCCGAGTTCCTCAAGTGGGGATTGCGCTCGGTCTCTACGGGCTTAGGGGTCAGCTACAACACGCTCGGCAACGACGCCGAGGGCGTCAACTACACCTCACTTCGGTTCTTCCTCGGCGTCGAACGCGATCACTGGATGGAGGGCCAGGACTGGTTCCAGTCCGAGTTCCCTGATGTGGTCTTCACCGCCTGGATGGATCACCAGATCCAGCTCGGCACCTTCGGCGACCGCCGGGGCCGCGAGCTGGAGTTGTTCAACATCCAATGGCAGCCGCGGCGCTGGGAAGGGCCGGACCCAGCCAAGCAGGCCAGCGCCGACGAGACCGAACTGGCCAACGGCTCCACCACCCTGCACGACATTGCCGCGCGCAAGGGCCGCGACTTCGACGACCTGGTCAGTCAGCGCATCACCGAGCTGTCCGACATCAAAGCCAAGGCCGAGGCCGCCGGCCTGACCTTGTCTGACGTTCTGCCCGCCTTGGCGGCCAAGAGCTGCCTCACCACGAGCCGCCCCGATGCCAACGATGACACGCCTTAA
- a CDS encoding DUF5906 domain-containing protein produces the protein MRSQLLSAGLTGDRVEQLEVGKIIRTQVEDDREKRGWYLLHEIQNRNGESVLVGSYGIWRGNDNGARKIELGEHGKLSDEEREALKAKYRDDRKRAAAVRARDAERAARRAEQMWRKCEATAPEGGAEYLTRKGIGGHGVRYTQRGSVVIPMHDANGRVYGLQFLLSRTLQSERIQRTGRDKEYWPAGVAKQGHWHQIGAVGTLVLVCEGYATGASLHEATQFPVAVAFDAGNLRHVARALRKAYPRTRILICADDDFATQGNPGTTAASAAALECSGSWVAPRFSVDDQVRARARIAAEVDWSGCADDARAVARAIVRDAGRKLTDYNDLHAAEGLLTVRSQIEARLTELGWTTEQRSPTTTPGGEGRSVEDWRFDIEILINEYALIYGTDTVFDHRRKLILGLGPLRSAAGKGLVRQWLEHPDRQTVLQEQVGFDPGESDSQIRCNLWAGWPSRPESGSCERLLELLEYLCSGETQDPHGLYQWILKWIAYPIQHPGAKMQTALLVHGPEGTGKNTFFGCVRRIYGRYACQFSQVELESNFNGWASGKLFAIGNEVVSRAELYHIQGRLKAMVTEPEWIINEKMLPARSEANHCNLVFFSNRIDIAKLDDGDRRYCVVWTPQALPEHFYLEVSEEIANGGTEALHHHLLHLDLGDFSPHTKPPMTHAKRDLVELGMDSTERFYRDWSSGEIDPDLYRPCTSHDLYDLYRLWTRREGIPKAAQKQTLLTAIGKKPTIRKADERYLIGHNTKRGMVVFPTDRPMPDGVHRQQWIGNQIEAFRAAMTEARRSLGELEAA, from the coding sequence GTGCGCAGCCAGCTCCTCAGCGCCGGTTTGACTGGCGACCGAGTTGAGCAGCTGGAAGTTGGCAAGATCATTCGCACACAGGTTGAGGATGATCGTGAGAAGCGCGGCTGGTATCTGCTCCACGAGATCCAGAACCGGAATGGCGAGTCGGTGCTGGTCGGTAGCTACGGCATCTGGCGCGGCAACGACAACGGCGCGCGCAAGATCGAGCTCGGTGAGCATGGCAAGCTGAGCGACGAAGAGCGCGAGGCACTCAAGGCCAAGTATCGAGACGATCGCAAGCGTGCCGCCGCGGTGCGTGCCAGGGATGCCGAGCGCGCGGCCCGGCGCGCCGAGCAGATGTGGCGCAAGTGCGAGGCGACCGCGCCCGAGGGGGGCGCAGAGTACCTGACGCGCAAGGGCATCGGCGGCCATGGCGTGCGCTACACCCAGCGCGGCTCGGTCGTCATCCCGATGCACGATGCCAACGGGCGCGTGTATGGGCTGCAATTCCTGCTCTCGCGCACACTGCAGTCCGAGCGCATCCAGCGCACTGGGCGCGACAAGGAATACTGGCCGGCCGGTGTCGCCAAGCAGGGCCACTGGCACCAGATCGGCGCGGTTGGCACTTTGGTGCTGGTGTGCGAGGGCTATGCCACGGGTGCCAGCCTGCATGAGGCCACGCAGTTTCCGGTGGCGGTCGCTTTCGATGCGGGCAATCTGCGCCATGTCGCGCGCGCACTGCGCAAGGCATATCCCCGCACGCGCATCCTCATCTGTGCCGATGATGACTTCGCCACCCAGGGCAATCCGGGCACCACCGCCGCCAGCGCCGCGGCGCTGGAGTGTTCTGGTTCGTGGGTCGCTCCGCGCTTTTCGGTCGATGACCAGGTGCGGGCTCGTGCACGCATTGCCGCCGAGGTCGACTGGTCCGGTTGCGCGGATGATGCGCGCGCTGTTGCACGCGCCATTGTGCGCGACGCCGGGCGCAAGCTCACCGACTACAACGACCTGCACGCTGCCGAGGGCCTGCTCACGGTACGCAGCCAGATCGAGGCGCGACTCACTGAGCTGGGCTGGACCACCGAACAGCGCTCGCCGACCACCACCCCAGGGGGGGAGGGGAGATCTGTCGAGGACTGGCGGTTCGATATCGAGATCCTGATCAATGAATACGCGCTGATCTACGGCACCGATACCGTCTTCGACCATCGTCGCAAACTGATCTTGGGGCTGGGGCCGCTGCGCTCAGCCGCCGGGAAAGGGCTGGTGCGTCAATGGCTCGAACACCCCGATCGCCAGACCGTCTTGCAAGAACAGGTCGGGTTCGACCCTGGGGAATCCGACTCGCAAATTCGCTGCAATCTCTGGGCAGGCTGGCCCTCGCGACCCGAGTCCGGGAGCTGCGAGCGGTTGCTCGAGCTGCTCGAGTATCTCTGCTCCGGCGAGACTCAGGACCCGCATGGGCTGTATCAATGGATCCTCAAATGGATCGCTTATCCGATCCAGCACCCGGGCGCCAAGATGCAGACCGCATTGCTGGTCCACGGCCCCGAAGGCACCGGCAAGAACACCTTCTTTGGTTGCGTGCGCCGCATCTATGGCCGCTATGCCTGCCAGTTCAGCCAAGTCGAGCTGGAATCGAACTTTAACGGCTGGGCCAGTGGCAAGCTGTTCGCCATCGGCAACGAGGTGGTCAGCCGTGCCGAGCTGTATCACATCCAGGGTCGACTCAAGGCGATGGTCACCGAGCCCGAGTGGATCATCAACGAGAAGATGCTCCCGGCGCGCAGCGAGGCCAATCACTGCAATCTGGTCTTCTTCTCCAACCGCATCGACATCGCCAAACTCGACGATGGCGATCGGCGTTACTGCGTCGTCTGGACCCCGCAGGCGCTCCCGGAACACTTCTACCTGGAGGTGTCCGAGGAGATCGCCAACGGCGGCACCGAGGCACTGCACCACCACCTGCTGCATCTCGACTTGGGCGATTTCAGCCCGCACACCAAACCGCCGATGACCCACGCCAAGCGCGACCTGGTCGAGCTGGGCATGGACTCGACCGAGCGCTTTTACCGCGACTGGTCATCCGGCGAGATCGACCCGGATCTGTACCGGCCCTGCACCTCTCATGACCTCTATGACCTGTATCGACTCTGGACCAGACGCGAGGGCATCCCCAAGGCCGCGCAAAAGCAGACCCTGCTCACCGCCATCGGCAAAAAGCCGACTATCCGCAAAGCCGATGAGCGCTACCTCATCGGGCACAACACCAAGCGCGGCATGGTCGTCTTCCCGACCGACCGCCCGATGCCGGACGGAGTCCACCGCCAGCAATGGATTGGTAACCAGATCGAGGCGTTTCGCGCGGCGATGACCGAGGCGCGGCGCTCGTTGGGAGAGCTGGAGGCGGCTTGA
- a CDS encoding LexA family transcriptional regulator: MHENITEIRQQNLKRLVSAAGSQRALAEKADLAPAYINQMLTGKRGIGERTARKIEARLNCNRGWLDERHQAAEACDTTSAADEPPGLSADITGTVIHPIVVWDDPADLPEGQYVLIPRRRVAFSAGNGNLVFEEEEAPPLAFTSDWARQTGVRPNNAVVVYAKGDSMEPSICDGDVLLIDIDTAGDDIRDGQVYAIRYGHELRVKRLFRRYDGSLILRSDNAGRYPEEIIPREDQNGQVHVIGRVVWRAGGV, translated from the coding sequence ATGCATGAGAACATCACAGAGATTCGCCAGCAGAACCTGAAGCGTTTGGTGAGCGCGGCCGGATCTCAGCGCGCGCTCGCGGAAAAAGCCGACCTGGCACCCGCCTACATCAACCAGATGCTGACGGGGAAGCGAGGCATTGGTGAACGTACCGCGCGCAAGATCGAGGCTCGACTCAACTGCAACCGCGGCTGGCTCGATGAGCGCCATCAGGCCGCGGAGGCCTGCGACACGACCAGCGCCGCCGACGAGCCCCCAGGCCTGAGCGCTGACATAACAGGCACGGTCATCCACCCGATCGTCGTCTGGGACGACCCGGCGGACCTGCCCGAGGGGCAGTACGTGCTGATCCCGCGCCGCCGCGTCGCCTTCTCGGCGGGCAACGGCAACCTGGTGTTCGAAGAGGAAGAGGCCCCGCCGCTGGCCTTCACCTCCGACTGGGCACGCCAGACCGGGGTGCGACCGAACAACGCGGTGGTGGTCTACGCCAAGGGCGACAGCATGGAGCCGAGCATCTGCGACGGCGACGTGCTGCTGATCGACATCGACACGGCCGGCGACGACATCCGCGACGGACAGGTCTACGCGATCCGCTATGGCCACGAGCTGCGGGTCAAGCGGCTGTTCCGGCGCTACGACGGCTCACTGATCCTGCGCTCGGACAACGCCGGTCGCTACCCCGAAGAGATCATCCCGCGGGAGGATCAGAACGGGCAGGTGCATGTGATCGGGCGCGTGGTGTGGCGCGCGGGTGGGGTGTAA